Part of the Gadus macrocephalus chromosome 22, ASM3116895v1 genome, TattcctcctccatccttcttagttttagtcaatcttttattttatcttttcagaatacattgttttgtttattcaCGTTTTCTTGCCAACATCGCCTGGTTCCTCCTTTGAGAGTGATTGATCGCCCACCGTAACCATCCTGTTGAAACAggatatgccgcttttccaccgcacatgtagctcgactcgactcgactcgacacgacacgactcgacacggtagcagcacgggtcgttttccaccgcaaatagtacctccgggacgtgggcggggtcggctgcgcgaaagggccgtgacgtatttttgtacgcgacgcaaacaacacctacgcaacccacacatggacagaacccacataacaacaatggaggacatcgatgcgatggtattcgtgtttgtattattagctggcatgttgaagaagttgaagaagtggaatatgttggctgcggcgctgctatggctgttaccagcatggttgccatgtcgctctcgtgacttcgtcacactctctggccaatcagtggccggccgtctgccgacatcaccttttagcatcggctcacctcgcttggaacctagagcgaggcggtactaaaaaaagcagccactctaggtaccagataccatgttttcgcggtggaaacggcAAAAATGcaagctgagtcgagtcgagtcgagctggtaccatgcagtggaaaagcggcattagacttGGTTTACTTTAATTTGCCCATTGAAGGGGTAGACCAAATGTCAGATATTCCctttaatatattatttttccTCACAATTCTTTCTGCGAGGACGTCTATAACGAATGCCATATGAAGATTATTTTCACCCAAAATTGGCGCAttataaaaaatacacaaaaaagtaTGTATTTATGCATGTTTAATGTTTTTGGAATAAAGTCTAAGGTGTTCAAAAGTTTAAAGTAATTTATTTACATTCACTTACATTTCTATTTACACATTTCTTGTCAATTGACATTGACACTTACAGGTAAACATTTTGGAAGCTGTCTTTGTGCTGGTAGGCTCATTTAGTTTCATTTAGCCACTGATATGCCCCTCTCTGCCTGTAGTCAAATATTAGTCTGCTGACCAGACCGAGGGGTCTTGACATTTTATATAGCCTTAGGCTTAGTAGGCCAATGGCCATTCATTCCAACATGTGTGGTTTCCATTGCTGTTGGCTGGGTTTTCCACAATAAATTCCTTTAATCACGGGCATTTTGAATTGCATGGGTCCCCAGAAGAAAATAAGCTATACACGCTGACTAAAGGAAACATTGTGACGGCCCCTAACAAGGAACCCAACTGCACTACAGCGCCGCACCACACGAGGGCGCTGTGTCCTTCGTCGCGCAGGATCACCCCAATGATCACTTTTACATAGGACAGAGTGAGAACAAAAACAATCCAGGCACACACCTGTTGAGCAGAAGACAAGATGTGTGAACCTCATTGCATGCGTGCATTCAAATGCGATGGAAATAATGGCTCTCAATCGAAATGCTGTAATAGCAGGTTATGCCATATTTTCCATAAACAATATACGGTAACATGTGAAGGTAATTAAATACTGGTGATTCTGGTTAACCGGCATATTTGATTAAAGAAAACGGCACAGAAATCACAGTTTTACACTGCTAAAGCATTAATCAGAAAATAATTAACTTATGACCCCTATTTCACCACCAGGTACGAGGTTGATTAGTTATTAGATAAAGCCTCTCCTATCTGGGAGTGTCCACCCGGATGTAGGATGAAGCGATTCAGCCTCCCAGTTGGTGCAGTCCATCAGGTTGGTCATCTATCCATCCTACACCTGGGAGAACGCTCCCACTTATGATGTCCCCCGGTGAACGCTGACCCACCAGCCATCACGCCTGGTGGTAACGTAGGGGTCCTTTATAGCAGAGCAACAGAGTACAAGAGGCCCTGAAACAACGTTGGACTCACGATGAGGACCACTCCCGAGGTGTCGTGGACCAGCAGCGGACAGGGACTCAGTGCAGCCATGCTCACGATGTACGCTGCAACACCGGTGCCCAAACACGTAAGCACTCCCATCGACAGCAGCGACCTACGTGTGCAGAAACAAACCTCTCATTTGCTGTTTGCGTTCTCTTGGATTGATTCGTCATTACACAGAAATCGTAGTGTTGACACCAGTGTGTGATGTGGTTTAGcgattacaagccatttcaaaatcaACACTATGGTGAACTGACACGTTTTTGATGTGCGTCCATATTCTGAAGCCAGACGCATGATGGTTCAGCGTACCAGTTAATAGTCATAAAATGCTACCACAAGTGGATCTGGCTCTACCTTATCGGGATGAAAACGGCGATGAAGCAGGCCAGCGGGTTGGCCACGGCGGCCGTGGTGGCGGACAGGTGATAGGCTCTGTTCCCGTAGGGCAGGCACGAGTAGGACTGCACGGACGGCACCACCACGTTGGTCAGGGCGTTGACCCACGCAAGGATGCCAAAGATGTACAGCACCTCCCTCGCGCTGTAGGCCCCCGTGCCGAAGCCGCTCCTGGGCTCAGCGTTGACCACTCTGAACGGATCCGTCCTCACGGCGCCCCTCTCGGAAGCCTGTGACCGGCCGTGGGTGGCCTTGACGCCATTTGTGTAGTCGCCGTTGCGGCGTTCCCGGGCCACGGCCGGGTGGTGGTTGAGGAGCAGGAACGCCGCCAGGCACACCAGCATCATGGCGCTCAGGAAGTAGAAGAAAACCTCCGGCGAGAAGTTGGCCGGCTGATACCGGGCCTCCAGctcggtggcggcggcggcggcggcggtgcggTTGGGCGCCCACGCGGCGGCGGTGACGTTGACGCAGTCCACAACCCCGACCCCCTGCACCAGGGCCACCAGTGCCGGCAGCAAGCCGCTCAGGCCCTCACCGATGTAGTACGTGGTGAGGTACTGCGGCTTGAGGCGCATCATGAAGGGCAGGAAGGTGACGGAGGAGGTGCAGTCCACGGTGGACAGGAAGAAGGTGAGCACCAGCAGAGCCACGCTGCGCGGGGCGCCCGCCACCACCGTGGTCTCCTTCCAGAAGAGGGCCAGCAGGAGGGAGGCCACGGCGCCCAGGCCGATGATGAAGTAGATGACGGCCGTCTCGTTGAGCTTCCCCGGCTGGAAGCGGTGCATGAGGGTGACGAAGAGGGGCCCCACGTTGGCCATCTGGATGAGCACCGACAGGTAGGAGGGCAGGTACCAACCCTCGGGGATCTGGGGCACCAGCAGGGGCAGCTCCACCCACAGACCGTTGATGGACACCCAGGAGCCCATGCCCAGCAGGCAGGCCAGTATGTGGGTGAACAGGGACATGCTGAAGGAAAAAGGTCCCTTCGAGTGAAGCACAACTTTCCTAAAAGATGGGaggaaaatacattttgttcgTTGGGGGTTGAGGGCATCTTGCCAAATGATGCATAAGGGTACACCTGCGGACACTGGGGATTGAATCTAGTACCTTTTCGCTGGGAGTAGGCGACCGGAACATCAGGCTTTCCTGCATAATACAATGCATGTGTCCACGGTACCCCAGGCTGCACAAGGATTGCGGTGAGGAAAGGCCGGTTCTCAGTAGTGTGTCTACTTGCGGATTTGCCAGCTTACAAGTCTTATTCTCCAAAGGCCGAACTCCCAAGATTGGACTTTGTATTCAGAAACGTCTTTCACGGTCTTTCGTTGACCTGCTGTAACATAAGCCTAAATGTGGAACTGCTTATTTTCAGTAATTGGCAATTATCGTTATAAGCTTGAATAACAAATGACTGGTTGGGGCGCCCTGGTAGCTAACCGGCTAGAGCATTACCCGGGTTAATGGGATGCATTAAGCGCACCATTAAAGGCTTAGTCCTTTTTCGCAGTGCtgcgggttcgattcccgcccATGGTCCTTGCCTGCATGTACTCCCATACCTTCCAGTCTAACTCACTCTATCTTGAATGATTAAAGCGTAAAGAAATGCAAAAAGATGAAGAGAAAATGACAAAAAGAATGATCTGACTTGAAAGTTCTTAAGAAACAATATACATATGGCTGACAACCTCAAGGAAAGTAAAGTAAACATTATCAAAATGTGACCCATCAACAAACTTAAGTTAATATGTAAGCAAACAGTTGTATAAAAGGGTGTTTCCTCTTTCTCTAAATGATTAATTTGCATGTGCTGTCGCGTTAAGATGTCCCGTGTATGAGGCTTTACAGTCACAGAAGAGGCGGGGACGTCGTGATCCACCAACTCTTCTAACTGAATAATACTATAGGGATTCGTATTGGTTTACGTGTGATGCAAAATCCGAAAAGTCTTTAATGACAAACCATATATTTGAACCAATGTAGACAAGACTTGGATTAAGATGGTTTTGTCCGTTTGGGAACCTTGCAAACTTTTGAAAAGTTTATAGCCATCTGCTATGACGGGGTAATGTTCAGCAGTGTTATACAACCTAAGAACACGTCTGAGCAGGCATTGTTTGTGGAAATCATGAAGGAAATCATGCTGTGAGAGCTTTTGAAAACACTATTATGTCACAGCTCGGAAATCATAGCATGCACATCTGGCAATGGAACGTGAAAAATATATGAAAAGTTATAGAAAGGGTTTTTAACCTTTAAGTGCGCAAAATTGTCAATTTAAAATGTTCTATTTAAAGGTTATATTTGTGTCTCACTAAAAATACTATCGTGAATTTCAAAAATTCTTCTTGCAAAGGATTAGCAGGTTGCAACACAGCATCTATCAACTTCCATATTAACATTTATACCATGTAATACCTGGGCTGCGCTTCTGTGACGTTATAATCACAGAACCGtcaagttaaaaaaaacaaggcagTATCTCTTGTCGGGCAAACACTCACCGTGGCTCGACAGAAGCTCAGCAAACCGACATCTAAAATCACATTCCCCCGGACTCTGAGCCAAGTTTATaacggtgagggagggggggacgttGATCAACCAACCATGACACAGGTCTGCAATATGCCCTCCCCCCCTGATACAttgacaaacagagagacacacatcacATGTTGTGATTCGTAACCagcttctttgtttttttaacaaaaaaaacccATCTTTGACTAGTCAAAGGTTTATAGCATCTGGAGGTTttcttgacccccccccccaggccggtCATGGGAGCAGAGGCTTAAAGTTTTCAGTTCCCCTTTCCTGTATACGTACTTATCGGATATAAACCAAACAAGTTGTTTCTGTTGTGGTGTGGGCTTTAGGGAAAAGTATACATTTGTATTATCTATCTATGTGATTCCTGCAAGAGGGAATCACAAGATGGAGAGGCCTCCATCTTTTATGTagcatttttatttgattttattaaaAACTAGAATGTAGTTAACAAAGTGGATCAATACTGAAATTCTTCTATATGggtaaaaaacaaaataatagctTAACTTGAGTTAATTGCCTGAAAAATATAGTACGATTGAGTAGATACCTTTTCATAAGCACATACTTTGCGGAAATGTCCATtctcagaagaaaaaaaaaaaaataaattataagaAGCCAAGAGATTAATGTGGGCTAATGACAAGAAACCAAAATGGGGAGCTGGATACCCGTCGATTGGATTTAGCTTAAAAATCATATTTGGAAAATAGTTAACAGAAATGGATTTGGATTGGTATCAATAAAAAGATCAGTTTCATCTTTGAAAGTTACTTGGTTTAATCAGTTTCACTATTTCGATTTAGTGAACAGAATCGTAAACAAACCACATGATGGCAGTAGCATACATCAGTCAGGACATAAAATACACAATGTAATGGCTTTGGCTGGTTTAATTTCGACAGCAAGGAGATGGAGGGGGCTAGAGACATTTGAAAGACATTACAATTTATTCTTCCTGATACATCGTTATCCTAAGTTCCCTGGGCTCTCATGAGTGTCACAACATTGTACAGTTTAATACGTTTGCCATATTGTAGCAATAAATCAAACCTAATTGAATACTAGAAGATGAGGCGTACCATTTGTTCTCAAATAACCTTTTGTTTCTTTTAAAAAATTAGCCCTTTCCTCAGATGACTAGCAATGGAAGGAGTGTTGATAGCTATGTAGTAGCTAACCAATACCTTTAGGCACATTGAGATTCTTATCTTCACAAACCCGGACAAACATGGGCTGGGTAAAGGTTCATTATTCACTCAGCGAAATCATGATCCCTTCAAAACTCATTAGGACTTTCATGATGGTGTCAAtgttgaactgaattttttacaATCTatgtactttaaaaaaaaaagaacttttTTGCAGATGATTTCACTTAtggcaacaataataataatctgttacagttcataaaaaaaaatccaactaagaacaaaaaaaattacaatttcaTCTGCAATCAATCAGTTACATGGTAAATCAAACAATGAAGCCTTTACCAAACAAATCAAGAACATTCCTTGTAGTAAAGTAACTATGACAATCTGTTCAGGTTTATCAACGGTAGCAGCATATTGATGATAATCAGAATAGTACAATTTGAATATCaaaatatatagcctacattCGTGGTGGTCTGCTATTAAAACATTTCCTCTTTTACCAAAGTTGGTTTTTGGACACTACATTTGGTAGGCCTTGAATTTACCAGTAAATACATTCTTTGAAATATTACAATAATGTATTAACTATTTGCCACTGAAAAATTACTGTCCTTTGGCTGGTAATAAACCTGTGTTGTCACTTTTTTATGTAGAAAGCACTGATGTACAATAATTGCTACGCTAACAACATTTTATTACACAAATAGTAATTAGCTTATCCCAGTTCCTCCTAGGGTGAAGTTGACCTTTAAAAtgtgttgttacatttattgtCAATTGTCAATTACATGATTATATTCTTTTATAATAATTACCAAGTGACTAGCAGCAAGTAAAAAAAGGTATTAAAAGGCAAAAGAATCTCCCTGTATTGTTTGAAAGACCTGGACGCATATGGATTGCAATGAACAGAAAATATGGTCTGTGCATGAAATGGTTACTTAGTGTAGAGGTAGGAAACTCAATGTAGTTATTAACAACCATTTCCATTGCATTTCTTTCCCCTCGCATAAGAAAAGGAAgaatgtttttctttctctctgtgtgaatAAGTAGCTT contains:
- the si:ch73-196l6.5 gene encoding riboflavin transporter 2; translated protein: MSLFTHILACLLGMGSWVSINGLWVELPLLVPQIPEGWYLPSYLSVLIQMANVGPLFVTLMHRFQPGKLNETAVIYFIIGLGAVASLLLALFWKETTVVAGAPRSVALLVLTFFLSTVDCTSSVTFLPFMMRLKPQYLTTYYIGEGLSGLLPALVALVQGVGVVDCVNVTAAAWAPNRTAAAAAATELEARYQPANFSPEVFFYFLSAMMLVCLAAFLLLNHHPAVARERRNGDYTNGVKATHGRSQASERGAVRTDPFRVVNAEPRSGFGTGAYSAREVLYIFGILAWVNALTNVVVPSVQSYSCLPYGNRAYHLSATTAAVANPLACFIAVFIPIRSLLSMGVLTCLGTGVAAYIVSMAALSPCPLLVHDTSGVVLIVCAWIVFVLTLSYVKVIIGVILRDEGHSALVWCGAVVQLGSLLGAVTMFPLVSVYSLFSSGDPCNSKCP